The Nematostella vectensis chromosome 6, jaNemVect1.1, whole genome shotgun sequence region TGTTTTTAGAGCTGTTTCATATTATGTACCTTAAAAAACAGTGAATTACTACTTCAACTATTTAGTAACAGTTAAACCTTAATCTGATTTTATATACAATACTATCTCTTACATGCTTACTATATTTCTTTCAACATTTCTCAAAACTCTTTACTgattagaataaaaaaagtggaTTACAACATGATCTATTGATGAATGACGGTATGTACTGTAACCCTATAAGGGCTGTGCTTACTCAAGCTGAGCTCTTTGACATGGTTATTGTTAATCTACCCGATAAGTAGAAAATTATCCAAGCTTGCTTTCAAGGAAACCTTTAATAATGGCACCTATTGAATCTCAACTGTGTTTTTATCAACAAGCATAGTGGGGTTCAACAGTATTGTGCCAAAAATTGTAACTCTGTGCATCAGCTAAcaacatacagtactgtatcTGGACTGATAAACTTTGATACTAACCAAAAATTGGCACACTTGTGTTGCCTGTGTAATTGAATGCAAAGTAAACTTTAGCCTATTTAACAACTGTAGCATTTCATTAGGGAAGGCTTGAAAGGTACCACAGGTTTTTAGCTAAGGTGCATACGCAGGAGGTGGGATCTCAGACAAGCCATCTGCTGCTTGCATTGAGTACATCAACTCCATGGACAACAAGTCTTCTTCTGACTGAGTTCTTGCATGTCTCTGTCGATGCTTACAGTACAGAAGCCCAAATGCAGCAGCCAGTACGGACGAACCACCCGCAGCAGTCACTAGAAAGAAGCTGACTTCAAATTTAACAGTGATTTTAGTCCATGGCGTGTTTCCTGGGATTTGGGCAACAGCAGAGTTTTCCAGTATATGACTCACCCAGTAAACCATTGCATTTGTAGCCACACACAACACAGCTGGAAAAATTACATACTGTCATATACTAACACAATATTGCATCAATAGAGCATATCCATATGATTCACACAAGCTTATTATCTCATTCTACAATTCATATATTTGTGTATGaggagttattttttttgttttatttgccaATCTAAGGAAAACCTGACAACCTAGATCCCCCAGTTGAGCTAAGGAGGTGGGGGCTCTTACAAATTTTATTTGGAAGTCCAAGGAGACCCcccttctgttgtttgacttgTTCTTTTAAGGTTAAATTTCTAGGTATACCACTAAATATTAATAAAGAAGTGACTATGTTTACACTTACCTGTCAAAATGTTGGCCACAGAGTTATTTTTGAGCCACCTCAGTATTTTATTGAGAGTTCCACACAAGTCCAAGAGGCATGCAAACATGCTTGCAACAATTCCAATGCAACAAATGGATACCACAAATTGCAAGATTAATACCATCTTCCCACTGTAGCAAAATTGCTCTGTGATCACACAAAACAGGATTAATTCCTTCAGGTCATGTTCTAGGACATAATTACATCACAAAGGCTCAGATCAGACCTGGCTGATAATGATACCTTAAGTATAATCAGAAATAGCTCAGGCTCAATATGCCATGGAAGAACTTGGGTGAGTTCATGGAAAGTAAGCTCTTGGGTAAATAATACCAAGGATGGTGATTGTGTGACTCCACAAGAGCTCAGCATTTCTACCTATTTCAGATTAAAAAAGGTGCTAAAAAGCTCCTCAACCTGGGCACACGCCCTCTCCTTACACTCGCCACAGTCTCATTATGAACTACCAAGGCATTGTACTGATCTTACTCTGGAGGGGGAATGAAGTTGGAATTTGGGACTGAAGATACATTGTGTAGAGAGGGGTCTGGGAACCTTCCTCCCAGTGGAACTAACAGTGATGACTAAaacttggataacttgaaaTCTCCACAAAGATAAACAAGTTTCCTTGAAACCAATTTTTAGTCTCTAGGGAACGTGTAAGGTGGTTCTGTCCCAGAGCTCTGAAAAGGGCCACCCCCTCTAACCTTGTGGCACCCTCTCCAACCAGTGACACACCCTCCAGCCCTGTGGCGCACCCTCCAGCCCCTTGTGCACTGCCTATGGCATAtcttatatattatatattttgttaagtGTTCCATCAAGACCTTCAAATAGTTGAATGCCACTTTTCATTCATAACAATTGACCGATTATTGCTTTTGAATATTATGCAATTAATGTTTGAGTTGTGCAATTAACCTTTAAGCAACGAGAAATTTACAAGTGCCTGGGTTAAACATTAACTGGACTAAGATCAAAACAAAGCTAGATGTAAGATCCCTTCACCCACAAGGCCAAAGCTTACCTAGATCCGACGACGATTTGTAAGCAATGACCTTGTATAAGCCTATGTAGTCGCCATTGCACTTGCCACCAATAATTTTAATCCACTTTGGCTCAGCCTCGGCAATCGCCAGCAGAACCGCTGAAGCTAACGCAAAGAACGCGGAAACGATATTTCTCTCGTATTCAGGTTTAGGGCGATGACGATGTTGATTACGATTTCGCCTAGACCGCCGATGTGTCGAGCGCTGAAAGCTCTCAAAATAAAGCGGACGTGGCTGAAGCATTCCTGTAACTTGCATTTAGAGAGTTTTCATACAGGTCATGGAAGTAACCATCCGAacaaacagttttttttctgcacCAAGGAAGTCGACGATGTTTTGGCTCTAAGCGTTTTCGGTTTATTATATCACGTGACTCCTACATAGCTCTCGGATTTCCTTtgccacaggtaacccagaAAGTGTTTTAGAAAGAGCTCGAAGCCCTTTAGAAAACAAAGAGAGTTTGTGGGTATTTTTGTCCTTGAGAAATTGAGAGCATAATTTTCACCTACGAACAAACTGGCGTTTATTGGTCGGAGAGTCACGCCTGCCACGGCAAACGAAAAACACTCCTGCATCTAATATTATCTGTTTGGTTTGTATATACCTTGAGCTTACTGTTGCTTGCTACTTTCCATATTTACACCGAGTTTTGCAAATTGTAGGTctgcgtgtttttttttttttctggacgAAATAAAACACCATTCAGCGTGACCAGTCACGCAATATGAATATATTGCGTCTATTCCGCCACGTAACCAGGCGTCATGGCCAAATATAGACATATCCCTCGAAAGGTGACGTAAAGTTGGTTAAAAGAGAAAAGAGGTACCCAGAAATCCGAAGTCTGTTTGAATCAAATTTCTACCGAAAATAGAGCACTATACTGTCCACAAGCGATGAAGTTATATTATTTAGGGATCTATTATAAAGATGTGAAGGTGAAGGCGCTCGTCAGCGCGGCGGATCTACAATCCTTCGGGTATTTCCAGCGATCGAGGTGAGAGAAACATGATGGCCTATGGTCACTGGGAGAAGTATCCAGTTTTGTTAGATATCCTATCCTTATAGATTAGCTATGTAGTTGCATATATTTATAACCCAGTGatataaaatcaaaacaaagatACCATAAGATCTACGTGTCTCTTTTGGTGGTGGGAAAGAGTACGAATGATTATCAAGATAAATAACTTAAGGGagcaactgcagaatacccgtccacaaagAGTTAACGGATCCGAGTTAACAATGAGATTTcacacctcgatttctatagaacgaggtagtaaatacaaggaaaatgcaaataagtggacgggtattctgcagtttagCCAATTTAAGTAAATAAGTACCCTTGTGTTGTTACTTTTGCCTTTTAAATTAAGAATACTTTTTTGGACTTTCTGTGGTCTTTCTTTGACAGTAAGCTTAACCTGAGCCAACATTTGACTCCGTGACAAGGTTGAACCAAGACaaaccatgttttttttatctaattgGCACTTATTATAATAGGCATCATGGCATCACCATCAGATAAACTTCATACGTCTGCTTGCCATCTCTCACTCCTCTCTTTCATACCCAGCAAAAtccaaaacatttttaagtCATTGGTGATAGCCTCTAACCCAGCAAAGGTCTGAACAATATTCATGAGCAAAAAAATCTGGTATACTGTAACTACTGTAAAGCCCCTTTCAAATGATGCATGGTAGATGATAGTTTACAGTGCTATGTCACAGGCATTCAGAGGTGACATGATAGATAATGAGACAGTACACAACAGTTCGTCAAGAGTACACCATTCAACAAACAGCCAACTTGTAAACTCTTCATACATCAAAGTTTCTTTCTGTTTGACCACTGTAGTTGTTTTAAACTTTTCCCCTCTCTTTCTActcattttaatttaaaagtgCTTGACAGTGGGACATGATTCTaggaaacccaggggtattttccTATAACATTTCACTCACAAGAAAATAGCCCCTGGGGAAGAATAAGGAAAAAACTTGGTAAAAAAGAATTGAGGCCAATGATGAACTGTGATTGGTGGCTGAAATCCAGATTAAGTTTATCAACGCATGATTGAATTCGCATGTTCTATACTTCTCTAAGTTCATTTAAAAGTTTAAGCAATATAAATGAACACCAATATCTGGGCTTAGTGAATAGCTGGGATTTCATCTTACTCACTCAAGCACCAATTTATACAGTATATTTCTAAGAATTATTCAATCAAATGACATCTTAATAATTCTTGGTGATATGCTGATGTAGTTATGGACCTGTGGAAAGATTCTTTCATGATTTTTGATGGTCccatatttattttggttgcTTTCAGTGTAAAAGAGTTTATGCAATTTACCAGTCAAATACTGGTAGAAAGAACAAGGCCAAATGAAAGAGCGTCAGTCAAAGAGCAAGGTTTGACAGATTGTCAGTTGCATTTTTGTTCATTGTCTTTAATTATCTTTAATATTTGGTAGTGAAATTCTATTCAattattgtttgtaattttatCTATTGAATGATTTGTGGTTGGGAGTACAATATGTCTGCCAAATGCCAAAGGGTTCTGGTGAAATCTTTTGATGTACGAGCTCTTTCTTATTTACTTTTCTAAGCTTTTTTATAGATAGTGTTGCtgcaaatctttttttttctgcccaGCCTGCAACAACTTTTTTCTAGGGGTATGGGGAAATAAATTGGTGtcttgtacaaaaaaaaaaaaagctgaatatgttctgactAGCATTGTAGCTTGCAATACTTGATTTTACGAAAGTGTACTGATCTGTTGTTACTTTATATCATAACAGAATATATGTGCCACGTGTTTGTTCGTGCTGATTCTCTCGGTGCATGTGTAATTTCCGACCATGAGTATCCCCAAAGAGTTGCCTTCACTTTACTTAATAAGGTATTGCAATTCTTCAATAAAATGAATTGTTTTGCTTTAGAAAGATGTTGTAGTTTCAATAAGTTTATGTACACCATGTAAAAGGAGTTATAGAGTAATTATAAatcttgtttgtgttttcaaGGTCCTGAGTTTGATTCttcaataaataattttttctCTATAGAGATGTTGTAGTTTAATCTACAACAATTGTTCTTTGTTGTATGAAACTACATTTTACTCATGGTTGGTAACACTTTTCTTATGATCTGGCAAATTCCCAttctttaacatttttttccatttccaGATTCTTGATGACTTCTCAGCACAAATATCACCTGCACAGTATAAATCGGCTGCAGCAaagtaaattattttttctgcTTTTACTATTTTTGTTCTGCAGATTTAGGGCTTAAGTAGCGTTATTCATGAAATGATGTTAAACTGTATTTTTATGTAAAGAGGTTTTtggtttttagttttatgtgtaaaataaaaagccAGAGTAAGTGCATGAAGGCTTTTCATGTATAAAAGTACATGTGTTTTGCTTAATTAATATATGCTTTGTACTAACTTGATTGCGTATTGgtaatgatttaaaaaatgctgttaatatacagtatatatatatttttccttATCACAGTACCATAGTTTTTCCTGCTTGTGAAGAAAATCTCCAAAAATACCAAGTAAGTAcattttttggattttttttctggcaaAGGGTTtaagcttaaaaataaaaacaaaatacagtaaCTTTCTTTTCACAGAGGTGTAAAACATGCCACACAAAGTTGAAACACTCATATTCAGACAGTTAACTCAACAAGCTGAAGAAAAAGGTAGTCTGCATAGTTGTGGATTACTTAAATTAGGAAATTTCATGATACATTGTGGAAGGAAATTAATCCCCATCTCATCAAATATCATCAGAGTAAATGATTGCCTGTACCCTGGAAACCAGTGAGAATCAGTTGACCACCGGTCCATTTGACCCATCACCCCCTAGCATGCTAGTGGAGCCGACATTCAGCCTCAGGAACCCATGGTAGATGCCTTGCAAATGAGGGGACCAATCATACCAGACTTTTTACATTCCCACACAATACTAAATCACACAAAGCAACCATTTCCATCAGCTACTTCAACAAGAGAGTAACCAATGTTTTCATAGTTAGTAGAGAGGCTCATCTCTAACTCCCCTGCTAACTATgattatttttcatcaaaaaatGAACAGAATCATGGATGGTTTTTTTGGATATACAGTACCTACATAGACTAAAGTGTTTTCAATTGTATGCAATAATGATTGATCgaaattattttattcaaGTGTAAGCAATAATGGTTGATcgaaattattttatttcctaTATTAATGTACACTGCATATCGTAGCACCACAATATGTAAGCCACCATTTTGACAttctagcaaagtaccaagagcatccattttcatctGCTGATTTGTGGAGGCTgttgcaatattttttatttaatttgttaataTTTAGGTGGTTGTTTTGGCATTTCTTCCCAAACTCCCAGCATTGTCTTCCAGCATtgtttgaaaacaataacaaaggtgtggctaaCATGGGCTCATGCATCATTTTGTTTGGGCCAAGCCTGCTGTCAAGGAGGAGAAAGGAGAGGGACAAAGAACACTTCTCCTCTTTCCCAGCTCTTGCCTAGCAAGAACAAACAGAAGACCTGAATGCATAGAGAAAAGCTCCAGGCAAGCATAATGAAAAACTACTGGACACATTCCTGCAAACCAACTACAGTATATCACTCTGTATTCTGAAGACTCTGAGAGGACCCATTATAAATTCCAAGCTTACTATTGGTACACAAAATAATGGATTGCAGCTACGGTGTGCATTGTACATTAAGGGATGTCGATAAACCACTTTGTTAATGTTTACAATTGTTTATGAAATGTTGGCAAGTTGCACCACAATCCTCCTTAAAGCGGCTTTGTCACCAGTTAACTTCCAAAGGGCCAACAGAAACCTCAACTGTtaagagacaaaataatctattagaatctgtgttatttaacaggccatttGCTCTTAAtgatcaatcacatcctcaatgAAACTTCAAagagacacactgcttttacaattttgaaatatttttcgtgttgtCTGTTTAaaatcataagagattgttaagtaatcaaccggaagtaaactggtggcaatGTGGCTTTAATCTTACTTCAATAATACCTAGTTTTACCTATAAAACACTGATTGTTTTTCACCCATTCTACTAGAATCCAAGAGAGGCCGATGCTATGACCAAAGTACAAGCAGAATTAGATGAAACAAAGATAGTTTTAGTAAGTTATATAATCTTTCTTTACATGGCGTACTGTACCATAATGGCTGCAGTCAAGACATAGCCCGTAAATAAGGCAATATTGTCCTTCCTCCCAATGTGCTTCCAAAGAATTGAAGTTTGGAAGAATGGTAGATGTTTGGAATTTTGTAATGGACCACAGAGGGGGTTtttagctgtcaacccaacatGGGCAGAAAACTTGTGAAATCAGGAGAAATTCAggaaatatgtgaaaaaaacccaagagagccaatgcagGTGAATACAgataatgtatgaacattctcacaaaaattaggcttgtgatgtggtccaaaatcttgtgacaccgcCTAAAGAGCGGGTGAGTTGACACCTATTTTGCATACCATTTCCAGGAGATCTGTCTACACCCCtcaacagggcttctggaattacgcggaaaaaaactcaaaattacgtgagattctttgctaaattacgcggaaaatcgatcattacgcgctaaattacgcgggattttgcaatacatgtttctttaaaaatcaaaattttgcaggattctttactgaattacgcgctaaattacacggaatatcaactgatAATACGGAATAACGTGAAACGGTTAattttttgcgcgaaaatatcttaggcgagttttcattggcttctAGTCACCatccaattaaaaaaggcattttatTGTTAGTCcaaggccttcgcggtttagcaaagaacgcctagtcattttatttgttttcgaaattcagttcgaaatatcgcactcttacggaGAAATACTctcttttttacgagaaatagagttaagaaccctaaaagaacatatAAGCTGTGCActcaaatgttttgtctttcaaaatttagccaaattacgcgggattacgcggaaatttgtggtttacgcggattacgcggagaaagccaaattacgcgcttttGCACaaccgcgtaattccagaagccctgcctCAATGAGCTGCTTCTGAGCTCGCCTATTATCAAGAAGAGATTGTACCCTCTTTGTAGTTTAACCATTACTTTCTTCATAGCATGGTACAATAGAAGCAGTTTTACAAAGGGGAGAAAAATTGGATGACCTGGTGGAGAAGTCTGAAGGTCTTAGCATGCAATCTAAAGCTTTTTACAAAACGGTAAGATTTAGAAAGCATTATGCACCATGTAGAGTAGTTAGAATGTTTTCGAGTTATGATTCCCATCCATAGAGTATTTCGATTTTTATCCCTGGCCAGGTCTATCTATTTAGTCAGAAACAGTGAAAAAAAGATTCAaacatacccccccccccgctccTCCCTCGCGCGCTCCAGTGAGCATACTTCTGCAaggcttaaagccgcatttgtcgccagtttacttccggtcgattacgtaacagtctccgatgatttttaacggaaaacgaaaaaataattcaaaatattgaaagcagtttgttcattggaagtttctttgaggatgtgattgataatttagagcggatggcctgtttaagatctcggattttaatagattcttttgtcttttaacggttttgaggtttccgtcggacctccggaagtaaactggtgacaatgcggctttgaTTGAATGAGCCACCAAACGTTTGCTGTGATTGTAATTCATTGAGCGTTTTCAttcattattttctttgtaggctaaaaaaacaaattcctgCTGCTGTATACAATAGAGAGAAATGGTCGTATTTGTTAAACAGGTACATTAGACATACAGTGATATTCACACTACAAGACCATCGTCCCATCAACACGCTACTGTAGGTACGGTGCTATATACGAACTCATTACAGTCCTACCGCTACTACGGGAAGCCCTATTCATGTAATTTAGTGTTTCTAATCGGGAGAGTCAGCGTTATTAGATATATATGGCAATCATTTCTTTGTGTTTCAGTTTTGGTGGGGATTTATGGTCAATGTCCGTAATTTCGTGGTGTCCGTAAAAGTGGGATGTCTGTGAAATTAGAGTTTCTGTAATAGCGAAATGTTCGTTAGGCGAGAGTTGACTGTATTTCTCTTCGCAATTTCGAGGTGCCGTAATAGCGAAATGTTCGTTAGGCGAGAGTTGATTGTATTTCTCTTCGCAATTTCGAGGTGCCGTAATAGCGGGGTGTTCGTAAGGGAATAGTTGACTCAATACATCATGAACATATTTTTGAAGAGGATATCAGTTTTGTTACATTGTGTAGTACCAGCTTAGCATACATACAGTGGATATCAGGAGGTTTCTTACCATGGGCTGCTCTACCGGAATACCTATCTGAGCACCTGGAGTCTATACAGAAAAGAGCTTTAAAAATCATTCTAAGGCACGAATATACGAGCTATAGTAGTGCCCTTGCCTCAACGTCTCTCCAATTTTTGTCTGAGAGAAGGGATGAAGCATGTCGGAAATTTATGGCAAGAGCTAAAACTGTTGAACCCTTAAAATCTGTGGTTAATAACATGACAACTGTCCAACATGGATATAATTTGAGATCaggaaatgagaaaataataggACCGCAAGCTAAAACTGGTAGGTTTAGAGATTTTGTGACTGTACGCTATTGTTAGTTTCTGTGTGACGACCTCTCACTTGTAATTCAGCCATGATAGCTGCAATGGTGTAGaaataaacatatatattacatatatattataatatatGAACTTGACTATGTTCACAAGAATGTCACATTTGGTTGAGAGGTCTTGTGACATGTTGACAGGTCATGTAACATGATATCAAGGACAGAATTTGGTTGATGTCGTTTATGTTTCAGTGCATGTCATTTCCGGTCGAGGGGTCAGAACCAACACAAGAAACACGGAATAACCCGTAATTAATcccttttttctaaatttcctgtgatgtataaaaaaaggacctaacg contains the following coding sequences:
- the LOC5501958 gene encoding transmembrane protein 127 isoform X1; this translates as MQVTGMLQPRPLYFESFQRSTHRRSRRNRNQHRHRPKPEYERNIVSAFFALASAVLLAIAEAEPKWIKIIGGKCNGDYIGLYKVIAYKSSSDLEQFCYSGKMVLILQFVVSICCIGIVASMFACLLDLCGTLNKILRWLKNNSVANILTAVLCVATNAMVYWVSHILENSAVAQIPGNTPWTKITVKFEVSFFLVTAAGGSSVLAAAFGLLYCKHRQRHARTQSEEDLLSMELMYSMQAADGLSEIPPPAYAP
- the LOC5501958 gene encoding transmembrane protein 127 isoform X2; the protein is MQVTGMLQPRPLYFESFQRSTHRRSRRNRNQHRHRPKPEYERNIVSAFFALASAVLLAIAEAEPKWIKIIGGKCNGDYIGLYKVIAYKSSSDLEQFCYSGKMVLILQFVVSICCIGIVASMFACLLDLCGTLNKILRWLKNNSVANILTVTAAGGSSVLAAAFGLLYCKHRQRHARTQSEEDLLSMELMYSMQAADGLSEIPPPAYAP
- the LOC5501957 gene encoding synaptobrevin homolog YKT6; its protein translation is MKLYYLGIYYKDVKVKALVSAADLQSFGYFQRSSVKEFMQFTSQILVERTRPNERASVKEQEYMCHVFVRADSLGACVISDHEYPQRVAFTLLNKILDDFSAQISPAQYKSAAANTIVFPACEENLQKYQNPREADAMTKVQAELDETKIVLHGTIEAVLQRGEKLDDLVEKSEGLSMQSKAFYKTAKKTNSCCCIQ